In the Blochmannia endosymbiont of Camponotus sp. genome, TTTTATATCGTTGGCTGCATGATAAAGGGATTACAGTGATCATTGAACATCACGCAGCTAGTTTATTAAATATGCAAAAATCAGTTGTAGGTGATTTGAATGATATAGGTAATTATGCGGATTTAGCTATAGTTATAGGTGGAGATGGAAATATGCTAAGAGCTGCTAATATTTTAGCACAGTATGATATTAAAGTTATTGGTATTAATCGTGGGACTCTTGGATTTCTTACTGATTTAGATCCTAATTCAGCGTTAATGGAATTGTCTGAGGTTTTATCCGGTCATTTTATTAATGAAAAGCGCTTTTTATTGGATGTAACAGTACAACGCTGTAGCAATATTACTAGGTTAGGTAGTGCTATTAATGAAGTTATTTTACATACTAATACAATTAGACGCATGATTGAGTTTGAGCTATACATCGATAATAATTTTGTTTTTTCCCAGAGATCTGATGGGTTAATTATTTCTACCCCAACTGGATCGACCGCATATGCTTTATCTGCTGGAGGACCCATTCTTAGTCCAATGGTAGATGCTATTATATTAGTGCCAATATGTCCTCATACCCTATCGTCTCGTCCGGTTGTGATTAATAGCAAAAGCATTATTCGTTTAAACTTCTCTAAAGTTACGTCTGAATTGAAAATTGGCTGTGATAATCAAATTCCTATTTTTATAGGTAAAGAAGAAGAGATTTTTATTCAACGTAGTAATCGTTATCTTGATTTAATTCACCCTAATAACTATAACTATTTTAAAACATTGAATATCAAGCTTGGTTGGTCAAAAAATATTTCTGAAACAGAAAAGTAGTAGCACTATAACTGGATAGTAGCTAGATGGAATATTTATTTTTTAATAATTTTAACTATGGAATAAATTGGATAGAAAATTATGTGTTTGAAGGTATTTCATATTATACTACACACCATCGTTATTGTGGTAACGATGGTGTGTAGTATAAGTTGCACACTGCTACAGCAGTATACGCCTAAATATTTTGATGTAAAGCAAGGTAATTATTTGCCTGAGTGTGAAATAAACAGAATTTGTCTTGGTATGACGAAATTCGATGTATCTTCTAGTATTGGAGCTCCAACATTGCAAGGTTTGTTAGAACCAAATATATGGTATTATATTTTTTATCACCGTACCGGAAATAAAATAATAAAGCATCAAATTTTAGCATTAAAGTTCGATATTAACGATGTTTTAGTAACTATTAATAAAGAAGTAATAGTTTAAAATTTAATGATAAGATCATTAGTTTTTAGTGAAATTTTACGGTTCTCATATCAAAATAAGTATTGAAATTAATAAACGTAAATATGAATACTTTTTTATTTTACGTTGTAAAATACATTATATACCGTACATTTTATTTGCTCTGGAAACGAATGATTTAATTATATTTTTATATTTTTTTTTAAAAATATGATTAAAAAATTTTTCAATAAATATTGATTTAAATTCATAATAAGAAACATATTCGATTCTGCTGATAGCGGAAGTAATAGGAACAAATTTCCAGTAACCATAAAATGATTTAAATGGTCCTTTTACTAAAACGATCATTATGCTTTTATTTTTTATAAAAAAGTTATGAGTTACTAATGATTTAACTATTCCATTCGTAACTAGATTCATTTCAGCAATTAATTCGTTATTTTTTTGTTCTAAAATTTTACTGACGTTACATCCAGGGATAAATTGAGTATAAGAATTAATATCATTTACTAAATAAAACATTTGTTCTACGCTATAAGGAACTGAGGTAAAAAATTTCACGTGATACATATTTATTTTATTTGTTTATTTTTAATAATTTTTATCTTTGTATATATATTAATTTATGTAAAAATACAACAATTATGTTTTCATATATATGATACATTATATTGGTACTATGTTTATTTTCAAATAATAAAATTAAAAGTAATATCTTTTATGAAAATTATGTTATGAAGGAATTAATTTTAAAAAAAATTACTCAAAATAAGCATGCATATTATGAATATTTTATTGAAAAAAAAATTGAAGCTGGAATTGTATTGTTAGGATGGGAAGTAAAATCGGCGCGTTCTAATATGGTAACTATTGATAATAGCTATATATCTTTTGATAATAAAGAGGCGTATATTTATAATTCTATATTCCAGACAAACGTAACTCAATTTTATAATAAAGTTTATAATGCGGCTCGTATACGTAAGTTATTATTAAAAAAAAATGAATTATTATTTTTGATGGAGACGGTTAAACAAAAAGGTTATACTATAGTTGTTTTAGATTTGTATTGGAGGCATGCTTGGATTAAAATAAATATCGGAATTGCTAAAGGTAAAAAAAAATATGACAAAAGAGATATAATAGATGCGCATACATGGAAGAAAGAAAAAGTAAATATTTTAAAGTATATAAAATAAATAATGTTTTGTACATGCATTATTTTATGTTATAATCGTCTTTGTTTAGGGCGGGGCTGATTTAGGAGTCGACGGGATATCTTATATTTAAAGTGCATGCCGAGGTGAGGTAGGCCTCGTAAAACAGCCTCACAAAAATAACTGCAAATAGTACACGTAATGAATCTGTTGCTTTGGCAGCTTAAATCAGAGTGATAAACTGAAGGTTCCCTCTCATATTTAATATTTACTCTTAAATATAAAATAGGAAGGAGAGGTCATATAAATAAGAGTGCACGTGAAAGCTTGCTTTTGGCTTAGCGTCAAGTCTTGTAGAAAGCTAGTGGGTTTAGTGATTGGTCTTGATATATCTAAATCGATTAAATAAAATTCGAGACCTAAGCATGTAGGTAACTGAGAATAATTTGAATTCTGGACGCGGGTTCAAATCCCGCCAGCTCCACCAAAGATGTAAAAAATTTTAATTTGGTTAGATCCAATTAAATAATCAATTATGCAAGAAGAGGAATTTATAAGCAGATTCGTTATCGTTTTTATTATTAAAGGTAATAAGTTTGGATTTATGCTACACTGATATTTTGGTTTGGGTAAGGTGGTTGTAATAAAGTGATGTAAGGATTTTAGAGTTGTTTCTGTGCTCACTGATTTAATAAATATATTATATATTTTCCTTATTGTACCATTCAAAATTTTATCTGGAAAGATAATGTTTGTTTTCTTGTTTAAAATTTAATTATTTGATAACAAGAATATCTATTGTTTAAAAAAATTAAATTAAGAAATTTTTAAGAAAAATTGTATGGATTATTTATATTTATTTGTTGCTATTCTTTCGGAAGTTGTTGCCACTGCTTCTTTAAAAGCATCTGAAGGATTTAGTAAATTATATCCTTCTATTGTGGTAGTGATTGGTTACGTACTTTCTTTTATATTGTTATCTTTAGTATTACAAACAATACCCATGGGTATTGCATATTCTTGTTGGGCTGGTCTTGGGATTATATTTATTACTGTAGTAGGATATTTGTTTTATGATCAAAGGTTGGATAGTTTAGCTATTATTGGTATTACTTTTATTATTGTTGGTGTTGTATTAATTAATGTATTTTCTAGAACAATAAAACATTAATTAAGTATAATTAATGTTTTATTGTAAAAGTTATATTTTTATTTATGTATTTCTATATAATTTAAATATTTTATTTTTATTTGAAATAATTTTTGTTGGTATTAAAGTGTTTTTTGTTTATCTTAAATACAGGTAGTGTTATTAATATTTGTTGTAATTTATTGAAAGTTATAGTTATTTTATTTGTGGAAATGTTATTTTAGAACTTTATATTTTCATTAAGTTGTTATTCTGATTTTTATGGATTATATACGTATTACTGTGATATAGTGTTGGTAATTGAATGTAGTGAAATTTATTGTTGTATTTTTAATTATTTAAAAATTTTTGTTTTAAAAAGATTAAAATATTGTGGGAATTTATATGTTGGGTTATTTTTTCTGTGTTAGTTTATATTGTTAATTATATTTGAGCATTAGTTATTATAATTTGAGATAGAAAGTTTATGTTGATTATGATAAAAAATGAAATTTAATATTTTAAATAAGTTTGATGATCATAAAGAATTTCTTATAAGATTACCTAAAATTGTTCAAAGAATGGATTATTTTAAGATTTTGTATAGTCCTAAAGAGTTTAGTAGTGAATTATTGTACGCTATTTCTAGAGCATGTAATCATATTTGTTTAGTAGCACTGTATTTAGAGGGTGATCAAGGTGGTAAAAGGATTATTGATGCTCTATTTCGAGTAAAGCAAATTCGTCCAAAAATAAAAATTAGGATTTTAGTGGATTGGCATCGTGCTAAGAGAAGTCGTATTGGTTCATCTAAAGAATATACAAATGTTGATTGGTATGTAGATCTTGTAAATAAATATCCTAATACTGAGATTGCCATATATGGCATACCAATTAATATAAATGAGGTATTAGGGGTGCTTCATTTGAAGGGATTTATTATTGATGATCAAATATTATATAGCGGAGCTAGTTTGAGTGATGAGTATTTACATGTAAATACTAAGTATCGATATGATCGATATCATATAATACGTAATCGTCAATTATCGAATATCATGTTGGATTATATTGATAAAGAATTATTATCTTCAAGGGTAATTAATAAATTAGGGTGTGAAAGTTCTTTAAGTAAAAAATTGAATAAATATAGGAGAAATGATATTCGTTTATTACGTCGTAATTTACGAAGAGTTTGTTATTCTTATCAAGGTAATGCGACGTATAATGAGTTGGCAATAGCTCCGTTAGTTGGTTTAGGTAAAAATAGTGAGCTCAATCAAGCGATTTATCATTTAATTTGTTCATCAAAAAATAAAATTATACTATGTACTCCATATTTTAATATGCCAAATATATTAGTAAATACTTTAATTTATTTGTTACATAAAGGAAAGAATATAGAAATTATTGTAGGAGATAAAATCGCTAATGATTTTTATATTCCTTCTAGTAAACCGTTTACATTAATTAGTGTTTTACCGTATTTATACGAACTGAATTTGCGTTATTTTTTGAAGAAATTGCAGAACTATATTGATAATAAACAATTAATAGTACGGATGTGGAAAGAAGGTGATAATGGGTATCATGTTAAAGGTATTTGGGTGGATGATGAATGGCAGTTACTTACTGGAAACAATTTAAATCCAAGATCTTTAAGGTTTGATTTGGAGAATGCTTTACTTATACATGATCCATGTAAAATGTTGTTGAATCAAAATAATAAAGAATTAAATACTATTCGTATGCATACTAGCCCTATTATTCATTATACGTCGCTACAACATATCTCTCATTATCCGGAAAAGGTGGGACAGTTTCTTAATAAAATTTGTAAACTTAGGTTTGATCGATTAATTAATCGTATTTTGTAGAGGAACGTCTTTTTTAAATATAAGGTTTCTCATATATTACAGAGGTCTCAGGTATTG is a window encoding:
- the nadK gene encoding NAD(+) kinase is translated as MTSSIFSTIGIIGYSRYPKAIHTYEILYRWLHDKGITVIIEHHAASLLNMQKSVVGDLNDIGNYADLAIVIGGDGNMLRAANILAQYDIKVIGINRGTLGFLTDLDPNSALMELSEVLSGHFINEKRFLLDVTVQRCSNITRLGSAINEVILHTNTIRRMIEFELYIDNNFVFSQRSDGLIISTPTGSTAYALSAGGPILSPMVDAIILVPICPHTLSSRPVVINSKSIIRLNFSKVTSELKIGCDNQIPIFIGKEEEIFIQRSNRYLDLIHPNNYNYFKTLNIKLGWSKNISETEK
- a CDS encoding outer membrane protein assembly factor BamE, whose translation is MVCSISCTLLQQYTPKYFDVKQGNYLPECEINRICLGMTKFDVSSSIGAPTLQGLLEPNIWYYIFYHRTGNKIIKHQILALKFDINDVLVTINKEVIV
- a CDS encoding type II toxin-antitoxin system RatA family toxin produces the protein MYHVKFFTSVPYSVEQMFYLVNDINSYTQFIPGCNVSKILEQKNNELIAEMNLVTNGIVKSLVTHNFFIKNKSIMIVLVKGPFKSFYGYWKFVPITSAISRIEYVSYYEFKSIFIEKFFNHIFKKKYKNIIKSFVSRANKMYGI
- the smpB gene encoding SsrA-binding protein SmpB codes for the protein MKELILKKITQNKHAYYEYFIEKKIEAGIVLLGWEVKSARSNMVTIDNSYISFDNKEAYIYNSIFQTNVTQFYNKVYNAARIRKLLLKKNELLFLMETVKQKGYTIVVLDLYWRHAWIKINIGIAKGKKKYDKRDIIDAHTWKKEKVNILKYIK
- a CDS encoding DMT family transporter; translated protein: MDYLYLFVAILSEVVATASLKASEGFSKLYPSIVVVIGYVLSFILLSLVLQTIPMGIAYSCWAGLGIIFITVVGYLFYDQRLDSLAIIGITFIIVGVVLINVFSRTIKH
- the pssA gene encoding CDP-diacylglycerol--serine O-phosphatidyltransferase, with the translated sequence MKFNILNKFDDHKEFLIRLPKIVQRMDYFKILYSPKEFSSELLYAISRACNHICLVALYLEGDQGGKRIIDALFRVKQIRPKIKIRILVDWHRAKRSRIGSSKEYTNVDWYVDLVNKYPNTEIAIYGIPININEVLGVLHLKGFIIDDQILYSGASLSDEYLHVNTKYRYDRYHIIRNRQLSNIMLDYIDKELLSSRVINKLGCESSLSKKLNKYRRNDIRLLRRNLRRVCYSYQGNATYNELAIAPLVGLGKNSELNQAIYHLICSSKNKIILCTPYFNMPNILVNTLIYLLHKGKNIEIIVGDKIANDFYIPSSKPFTLISVLPYLYELNLRYFLKKLQNYIDNKQLIVRMWKEGDNGYHVKGIWVDDEWQLLTGNNLNPRSLRFDLENALLIHDPCKMLLNQNNKELNTIRMHTSPIIHYTSLQHISHYPEKVGQFLNKICKLRFDRLINRIL